In the genome of Cellvibrio sp. KY-YJ-3, one region contains:
- a CDS encoding LamG-like jellyroll fold domain-containing protein, producing MKLHKLALLIGGAVLVTACGGGSDNKGSEIPANVVPENVSLPNPTVNAEAIVYNDMAVHDPSVIKAADGTFYVFGSHLSVAKSTDLMSWTRVADGVNDQNPLFNTYSSEIAEGIAWTDGYVGNWAANVIQAPNGKYWFYYNHCGQNDPREVVPTEVCFHRSYLGLAESDSIEGPYVDKGIFLRSDYRSPEEFASFPLDNGQTTYDRFKDPNVIDPTAFYDKNNQMWMVYGSYSGGIFILRMDETTGKPEAGQGYGKPLTGGGLAAVEGSFIVYNPDADYYYMFTSIGGYNATGGYNIRVSRSKNPDGPYLDAAGNDMLLAKTNTETLSKYGVKLMGGFNFVSEVGDVTDSWGYLAPGHNSAYYDAATKKTLLVTHTRFPNRGEEHSVRVHEMWVNKDGWLVSSPQRYAPIEGTNVVDANDLVGDYRFINHGLDTNSVAHNSVYIRLNDDRTITGEVSGYYRLSDTDNKRITLVLGSDTYEGVMAWQWDAAAARLVPTFSAISTKGVSVWGSQLEARTTGENLTAIADDLSLPAEYVDPTMTVPLRGTRAAEITWVSSNPAVINLKRDKKTGELTGVAHVNRPSATAGDQDVTLTATITLNGQTQTKSMVVKVLALRLAPATAQFKFDGDLVDATGTFASATTTGDRIDNTGGVAAYVEGRDGQAISLNNYGVRLPDGIINNYQYTISYWLKPAAKTWFTASFFGAVGFDWISLPLETWWDQTFKVWHISTAVGVGDTWCASGVALPLNEWTQVTLSVDQGLATVYLDGVKKCTANGVVDLFSNNVGIFGLGVNYWDTPYNGLIDDFKVYNTVLTPEEVGLREPGNMPAADVLAAAKAGLELGDLSGLKSDIDLPLAGAYGVAISWSSSNQSAIDAVGTITQPSATEPDATATLMATLSYGGLTETKAFEVVVKSKAPPVPLATFSFEDDLSETSGVYADGTVVGNRVNVAGGSVSYVDGAKGKALVLDGNSGVLLPDNLINDHSYSISIWLNLTAGTQYTPAFFGWATDSSWISVVPRGPGDAQNTMLWSGTAWYDGTFNAKIPTGSWSHLVMVVENGRLTTYINGAQTSTMAGFPDVFTPAGDTHFALGVNYWDIPYNGQVDELKIYDEVLTADDVAIINARDSAE from the coding sequence ATGAAACTTCATAAACTAGCGCTCCTCATAGGTGGCGCCGTGCTGGTCACCGCCTGCGGTGGTGGATCGGACAACAAAGGTAGTGAAATCCCTGCCAATGTTGTACCTGAAAACGTGAGCCTACCTAACCCTACCGTCAATGCCGAAGCCATTGTTTACAACGACATGGCGGTGCATGACCCTTCTGTTATTAAAGCAGCTGATGGCACTTTTTACGTGTTTGGCTCGCATTTATCAGTGGCAAAATCCACTGATTTGATGTCTTGGACACGTGTGGCTGACGGTGTAAACGACCAAAACCCGCTATTCAATACCTATTCATCTGAGATCGCCGAAGGTATTGCCTGGACCGATGGCTATGTCGGTAACTGGGCTGCCAATGTGATTCAGGCGCCCAACGGCAAATATTGGTTTTATTACAACCACTGCGGCCAAAACGACCCACGGGAAGTTGTACCCACAGAGGTGTGTTTCCATCGTTCGTATTTAGGCTTGGCGGAGTCAGACTCCATTGAAGGGCCTTATGTCGATAAGGGCATATTTTTACGCTCTGATTATCGTTCGCCAGAGGAGTTCGCCAGTTTTCCGCTGGACAACGGTCAAACCACCTATGATCGTTTCAAGGATCCGAACGTGATTGACCCTACAGCCTTCTATGACAAAAACAATCAAATGTGGATGGTCTACGGTTCCTATTCCGGGGGCATTTTCATCCTGAGAATGGATGAAACCACTGGCAAACCTGAGGCTGGTCAAGGTTACGGTAAGCCTTTGACCGGAGGCGGCCTTGCTGCGGTTGAAGGGTCTTTTATCGTCTACAACCCGGACGCCGACTACTACTACATGTTCACCTCAATCGGTGGTTATAACGCAACCGGTGGCTACAACATCCGTGTTTCCCGCTCCAAAAATCCCGATGGCCCCTATTTGGATGCGGCAGGTAATGACATGTTACTCGCCAAGACCAATACCGAAACGCTTAGCAAATACGGTGTGAAGTTAATGGGCGGCTTTAACTTTGTCTCTGAAGTGGGCGATGTTACCGACAGCTGGGGTTATTTGGCGCCAGGTCATAACTCTGCTTACTACGATGCAGCCACCAAAAAGACTTTGTTAGTCACCCATACGCGGTTCCCGAATCGCGGTGAAGAGCACTCGGTGCGTGTGCATGAAATGTGGGTCAATAAAGACGGTTGGTTAGTTTCTTCGCCGCAGCGTTATGCGCCTATCGAGGGTACCAACGTAGTGGATGCTAATGATCTGGTGGGCGATTACCGTTTCATCAATCACGGCCTGGATACTAATTCTGTCGCTCATAACTCGGTTTATATCCGCCTGAACGACGACCGCACCATCACTGGTGAAGTGAGTGGTTACTATCGTCTGTCGGACACTGACAACAAGCGCATTACCCTGGTGTTGGGTAGCGATACCTATGAAGGTGTAATGGCGTGGCAGTGGGATGCAGCAGCAGCGCGTTTGGTACCAACTTTCTCCGCGATATCGACTAAAGGTGTTTCGGTGTGGGGTTCCCAGTTGGAGGCGCGTACTACCGGCGAAAACCTGACGGCAATTGCAGATGATTTGTCCTTGCCTGCGGAATACGTAGATCCAACCATGACTGTGCCATTGCGCGGCACCCGTGCAGCCGAGATTACCTGGGTATCGAGTAATCCGGCGGTGATTAACCTCAAGCGGGACAAAAAAACCGGTGAGTTAACTGGTGTCGCTCACGTCAATCGCCCCAGTGCAACTGCCGGTGATCAGGATGTAACCCTGACTGCCACTATCACCTTGAATGGTCAAACCCAAACCAAGAGCATGGTGGTAAAAGTATTGGCGTTGCGTTTGGCTCCAGCGACCGCGCAGTTCAAGTTTGATGGTGATTTGGTCGATGCTACCGGCACTTTCGCCAGCGCTACCACAACGGGCGACCGCATCGACAATACCGGTGGAGTGGCGGCTTATGTTGAAGGGCGCGATGGTCAGGCCATCAGCCTCAATAACTACGGCGTGCGCCTGCCCGATGGCATTATCAATAACTACCAATACACCATCTCTTACTGGTTGAAACCTGCTGCCAAAACCTGGTTTACCGCCAGTTTCTTTGGTGCTGTTGGTTTTGATTGGATCAGTCTGCCATTGGAAACCTGGTGGGATCAAACCTTCAAGGTATGGCATATATCCACTGCCGTTGGAGTAGGTGATACCTGGTGTGCTTCTGGTGTGGCACTGCCATTAAATGAGTGGACTCAGGTTACGCTTTCAGTAGATCAGGGCCTGGCCACGGTTTATTTGGATGGTGTGAAGAAATGTACGGCTAATGGTGTAGTCGATTTATTTAGCAACAATGTTGGCATCTTTGGTTTAGGTGTGAACTACTGGGATACTCCCTACAACGGTCTGATTGACGACTTCAAAGTCTACAATACCGTGCTGACTCCCGAAGAGGTTGGTTTGCGTGAACCCGGCAATATGCCCGCTGCCGATGTACTTGCTGCCGCCAAAGCGGGCTTGGAGCTGGGCGATCTCTCGGGCTTGAAGAGCGACATAGATCTGCCATTGGCGGGTGCTTATGGTGTGGCCATCAGCTGGTCTTCCAGCAATCAAAGCGCAATAGATGCTGTTGGAACCATTACCCAGCCCAGTGCTACCGAGCCGGATGCAACCGCAACACTTATGGCAACCCTGAGCTACGGCGGCCTCACCGAAACGAAAGCGTTTGAAGTGGTGGTGAAATCCAAGGCGCCTCCAGTGCCGCTGGCTACTTTCTCATTTGAAGATGATTTGAGCGAAACCAGCGGTGTGTATGCAGACGGCACAGTGGTAGGCAATCGCGTCAATGTCGCTGGCGGTTCAGTCAGCTATGTGGACGGCGCCAAGGGCAAGGCACTGGTGCTGGATGGTAACTCGGGTGTGCTCTTGCCTGACAACCTGATCAACGATCACTCTTATAGTATCTCGATCTGGCTGAACTTGACTGCGGGAACCCAGTACACACCGGCGTTCTTTGGTTGGGCGACTGACTCTAGTTGGATTAGCGTGGTACCGCGTGGCCCGGGTGATGCGCAAAACACTATGCTCTGGTCAGGTACTGCCTGGTATGACGGGACATTCAACGCCAAGATCCCAACCGGCAGCTGGAGTCATTTGGTGATGGTAGTGGAAAACGGCAGGTTGACTACCTACATCAACGGTGCACAAACCAGCACTATGGCGGGATTCCCCGACGTATTTACCCCTGCAGGTGATACTCACTTTGCATTGGGTGTGAACTATTGGGATATCCCCTATAACGGTCAAGTTGACGAGCTGAAAATCTATGACGAAGTGTTAACTGCAGATGACGTAGCAATTATTAACGCACGGGACTCTGCGGAGTAA
- a CDS encoding RICIN domain-containing protein has protein sequence MKRISLFFVLAFSMLLSATSHAALSSGRYVIVSKLNGNALDVANFSTADGADVMQWFVLGGNNQQFDVTALSDGTYSIRAVHSGKALDLYGWNTNDGAEVRQWTYTGADNQRWYINDTGNNYYSITAKLGGRAMDVWQMNMYAGAEVNMFSYWGGAGQLWAFQKVGSASECVAGATLTNRFVNCGGKTIGLSCASNSETQPAVLTLRNSSIRNVKLAANGGSDGIHCNSGNCTLADVVWNDICEDAATNKSEGGTMTIVGGSAYNASGSGYGGTPDKIFQHNSKNSTTIVAGGFTATGTNGKLWRSCGNCSSNGGPRNLLVYDVNINGAIGSIAGANRNFGDKATIRRLKIKNYVRGKPPVCEEFQGVQSGSSSTKYGEYWNTASCDVSTGDVTAL, from the coding sequence ATGAAACGTATTTCGTTATTTTTTGTATTGGCGTTCAGCATGCTGCTGAGTGCCACCAGCCATGCGGCGCTGTCTTCCGGGCGCTACGTCATAGTATCCAAGCTCAACGGTAATGCCTTGGATGTCGCCAACTTCAGCACGGCCGATGGTGCGGATGTGATGCAATGGTTCGTGTTGGGTGGCAATAACCAGCAGTTTGATGTGACCGCCCTGAGCGATGGCACCTATTCCATTCGTGCTGTACACAGCGGTAAAGCGCTGGATTTATACGGTTGGAATACTAACGACGGTGCAGAAGTTCGCCAGTGGACTTACACCGGTGCCGATAACCAGCGCTGGTACATTAACGACACCGGCAATAATTATTACTCCATCACCGCCAAACTCGGCGGTCGCGCAATGGATGTGTGGCAAATGAATATGTATGCCGGTGCGGAGGTGAATATGTTCAGCTACTGGGGGGGAGCTGGGCAGTTATGGGCTTTCCAAAAAGTGGGCAGTGCCAGTGAATGTGTTGCGGGCGCCACGCTAACTAATCGTTTTGTTAATTGCGGTGGCAAAACCATTGGCTTGAGCTGTGCCAGTAACAGTGAAACCCAGCCGGCGGTGTTAACCCTGAGGAACTCATCCATCCGCAATGTGAAGCTTGCGGCCAATGGTGGTTCGGACGGTATTCACTGCAACAGCGGCAACTGCACCCTGGCGGACGTGGTATGGAATGATATCTGTGAAGACGCGGCGACTAACAAATCCGAAGGCGGCACCATGACTATTGTGGGCGGTTCAGCTTATAACGCCTCGGGCAGTGGGTACGGCGGTACACCCGATAAAATCTTCCAGCACAACTCCAAAAACAGCACCACCATTGTAGCTGGCGGCTTTACCGCCACCGGCACCAACGGCAAGTTGTGGCGCTCCTGCGGTAATTGCTCAAGCAATGGCGGCCCGCGCAATCTGTTGGTTTACGATGTGAATATCAACGGGGCGATAGGCAGCATCGCCGGTGCGAACCGCAACTTTGGCGATAAAGCGACTATCCGTCGCTTGAAGATTAAAAATTACGTGCGCGGTAAACCGCCGGTGTGTGAAGAGTTCCAGGGCGTGCAAAGTGGCAGTTCATCCACCAAGTACGGCGAATACTGGAATACCGCCAGCTGTGATGTTTCTACGGGCGATGTAACCGCGTTGTAA
- a CDS encoding family 43 glycosylhydrolase yields the protein MSELLKPLIPQRADPFIYKHTDGYYYFTASVPAYDRIELRRAKTIAELATAPTVDAWHKPDTGPYSELLWAPEIHFNKDPESGESAWYVYFAAAPSREIKFDLFQHRMYCVRNKNANPLEGEWEFMGQIDSGIDTFCLDATTFTHKGVLYYLWAQKDVNIRGNSNLYIAPMKTPWQLAGEPVLLSKPEFEWEIRGFWVNEGPSILKRNGKIFISYSASATDENYAMGLLWADENADLLNPASWEKSKEPVLCSDIPNKIFGPGHNSFTYGEDGDTVMLVYHARTYTEIEGDPLWNPDRHTFVKPLKWNDKGMPVFGKPSMID from the coding sequence GTGAGTGAATTATTAAAACCCCTGATCCCACAGCGCGCTGATCCGTTTATTTATAAACATACTGACGGCTATTATTATTTTACTGCATCAGTGCCGGCGTATGATCGCATTGAATTGCGCCGCGCCAAAACCATTGCCGAATTAGCTACAGCACCCACTGTGGATGCTTGGCACAAACCTGACACTGGCCCTTACAGCGAATTGTTGTGGGCACCGGAAATTCATTTCAACAAAGACCCGGAATCCGGCGAATCAGCCTGGTACGTGTATTTTGCTGCAGCACCCAGCCGCGAAATTAAATTCGATTTGTTTCAGCATCGCATGTATTGCGTGCGCAACAAAAATGCTAACCCGCTTGAAGGCGAGTGGGAATTTATGGGCCAGATTGACAGCGGTATAGACACATTCTGTTTGGACGCTACCACCTTTACCCACAAGGGTGTGCTCTATTATTTGTGGGCGCAAAAAGACGTGAACATTCGCGGCAATTCCAATTTGTATATCGCCCCCATGAAAACGCCTTGGCAGTTGGCGGGTGAGCCAGTGCTATTAAGCAAACCGGAATTCGAATGGGAAATTCGCGGCTTTTGGGTAAACGAAGGCCCATCGATTTTAAAACGCAACGGCAAAATTTTTATCAGCTACTCCGCCAGTGCCACCGACGAAAACTATGCAATGGGTCTGTTGTGGGCCGATGAGAATGCGGATTTATTAAATCCCGCGTCCTGGGAGAAATCCAAAGAGCCAGTGCTCTGTTCGGATATTCCTAATAAAATCTTCGGCCCCGGCCACAACAGCTTCACCTACGGCGAAGACGGCGACACAGTAATGCTTGTCTACCATGCGCGCACCTACACCGAAATCGAAGGCGACCCACTGTGGAATCCGGATCGCCACACCTTTGTAAAACCCCTCAAGTGGAACGACAAAGGCATGCCGGTATTTGGTAAGCCATCGATGATTGATTAA
- a CDS encoding TonB-dependent receptor, with amino-acid sequence MFKRSALSSAITFVVALASQPLYAQDSAPTNNEADLEEVVVTGIRGSLTKALDIKRNEIQIVDAIIAEDIGKFPDNNVVEALQRVTGVQVTGRGGGEVDGVTIRGLGDVSTTVNGRQIFTSTGRSVALADIPASLLNRVDVYKTRSADQLEGGIAGNIDIKTHRPFNFDDTKVVMAARGIHQSTSEEIDPNVSMLASDRWETSVGEFGALINLSYAETNYRDENIWIGSLDPYNADTYGVIRSTEGGYQAGTDQGLSSAPGSTLNVNGVPTEYVLLRDAMGFTDFTGKRERPAANISLQYAPNDNSEYLFETFYNGYRNQAFNSLVFINTNGASHFRNPDLYPNSNVVKTNYINNANMFTSGDGSSGHTDSWVYALGGKWEINDRLKVESEIVHQTSDYEGRFFAMRTDSVRDRLVVDFNYDDGLPLVAFLDDENTPNIDESDLTNPAEWSMSTAYDNGPTDSGEATTFNIDADYETDWGPIKQLSAGLRYDDRGAKSKYKDQSGGCKSETGCDLTLLPGLVNISKSGFFEGKAYVPSQWLAADGNYLLENSDEIRALYGFQAGGSDYQPGSIFNINEVTASAYLQADYEFSLFDKPLDGQVGVRFVQVDTDMDFFENANGDGVTWAPINDEASESRALKNLVIRYSFTDDLITRFTYGETIRRPGYGDLNPARTYRPTTTGLEFGTASGGNPDLKPAESVNYDWSLEYYFAESSSLYAVLFRRDVEGFVASAVTNIEVTGNANPDLNGKYRLTLPSNTSNGQLNGVEVGLVYFPDNLPELLDGLGVQASFTLLDGETYDPVFDENNNIVERTTNDMYGVSDTSYSVVLAYEKERFDARLSYVWRDDFKTGFNGCCAMPGGVWSASEASMDFQLSYDITDNLVVTFDATNITDEIYQGYYTDDYLYNNGASIFARTYALGARYSF; translated from the coding sequence ATGTTCAAGCGTTCCGCGCTCAGCAGCGCTATTACTTTTGTCGTAGCTTTGGCCAGCCAGCCGCTCTATGCACAAGACAGCGCACCCACTAACAACGAAGCCGATTTGGAAGAAGTTGTTGTTACCGGTATTCGTGGCAGCTTAACCAAAGCACTTGATATCAAGCGCAATGAAATTCAAATCGTCGATGCCATCATTGCAGAAGACATCGGCAAATTTCCCGATAACAACGTCGTTGAAGCACTGCAACGTGTCACCGGTGTACAGGTCACCGGCCGCGGCGGCGGTGAAGTAGACGGCGTGACTATTCGCGGTCTGGGCGACGTATCCACTACCGTTAATGGTCGCCAGATTTTTACCTCTACCGGCCGTTCGGTGGCACTTGCGGATATCCCTGCAAGCCTGCTTAACCGTGTTGATGTGTATAAAACCCGTTCCGCCGATCAACTCGAAGGCGGCATTGCCGGCAATATCGATATCAAAACCCACCGCCCTTTCAATTTTGACGACACCAAAGTCGTGATGGCGGCGCGAGGCATCCACCAATCCACATCGGAAGAAATCGATCCCAATGTCAGCATGCTGGCCAGTGATAGATGGGAAACCAGTGTTGGTGAGTTCGGCGCACTGATTAACCTCTCTTATGCCGAAACCAACTACCGCGATGAAAATATCTGGATCGGTTCGCTCGACCCCTACAATGCCGACACCTATGGTGTGATTCGCAGTACCGAAGGCGGTTATCAAGCGGGAACTGATCAGGGACTATCATCAGCCCCCGGTTCGACCCTGAATGTCAACGGCGTTCCTACCGAATATGTATTGCTGCGCGATGCCATGGGCTTCACCGATTTCACCGGTAAACGCGAGCGTCCGGCCGCTAATATTTCGCTGCAGTACGCACCTAATGACAACTCTGAGTATCTGTTTGAAACCTTTTACAACGGTTATCGCAACCAGGCATTTAACTCGTTGGTATTCATCAATACCAACGGCGCGAGCCATTTCCGCAATCCCGATCTTTACCCCAATTCCAACGTGGTAAAAACCAACTACATTAATAACGCCAATATGTTCACCTCGGGCGATGGCTCAAGTGGCCATACCGACAGCTGGGTTTATGCACTGGGCGGTAAGTGGGAGATTAATGATCGCCTGAAAGTGGAATCTGAAATTGTCCATCAGACCAGCGACTACGAAGGCCGCTTTTTTGCCATGCGCACCGACTCAGTACGCGATCGCTTAGTGGTCGACTTTAATTACGACGATGGCTTGCCATTAGTGGCATTCCTGGATGACGAAAACACACCCAATATCGACGAAAGTGATTTAACCAATCCCGCCGAGTGGAGCATGAGCACCGCTTATGACAACGGCCCAACCGATAGCGGTGAAGCAACCACCTTTAATATCGATGCCGATTACGAGACCGATTGGGGCCCCATCAAACAGCTCAGCGCCGGCTTGCGCTATGACGATCGCGGTGCAAAATCCAAATACAAAGACCAAAGCGGTGGCTGTAAATCAGAAACGGGTTGTGATCTGACGTTGCTGCCAGGTTTGGTGAACATCAGCAAATCCGGCTTCTTTGAAGGCAAAGCCTATGTACCCAGCCAATGGTTGGCGGCAGACGGCAATTACCTGCTGGAAAACTCCGATGAAATCCGCGCGCTCTACGGTTTCCAGGCGGGCGGCTCGGATTATCAACCCGGCAGTATTTTCAATATTAATGAAGTAACCGCCTCCGCCTATTTACAAGCAGATTACGAATTCTCACTGTTTGATAAACCATTGGACGGCCAAGTCGGCGTGCGTTTTGTGCAAGTTGATACCGACATGGACTTCTTTGAAAACGCAAACGGTGACGGCGTAACCTGGGCTCCGATTAATGACGAAGCCAGTGAAAGCCGTGCACTGAAAAATCTGGTTATTCGCTACTCATTTACCGATGACCTGATCACTCGCTTTACCTACGGCGAAACTATCCGTCGCCCCGGTTATGGTGATCTCAACCCGGCACGCACCTACCGCCCAACCACCACTGGCCTGGAATTTGGCACTGCCAGCGGCGGCAACCCAGACTTGAAACCTGCAGAATCAGTGAACTATGACTGGTCGCTGGAATACTACTTCGCCGAATCCAGCTCGCTCTATGCGGTACTGTTCCGTCGCGATGTAGAAGGTTTTGTCGCCAGTGCAGTCACCAACATTGAAGTAACCGGCAACGCCAACCCGGACCTAAACGGCAAATACCGCTTAACCCTCCCCTCCAATACCTCTAATGGTCAGTTGAATGGTGTGGAAGTAGGCTTGGTGTATTTCCCTGACAACCTGCCAGAACTACTGGACGGTTTGGGTGTGCAGGCCAGCTTCACCCTGCTTGACGGCGAAACCTACGACCCGGTATTTGATGAAAACAACAACATAGTCGAGCGCACCACCAATGATATGTACGGTGTGTCTGACACCTCTTACAGTGTGGTGCTCGCCTATGAAAAAGAACGTTTTGACGCCCGCCTGTCCTATGTATGGCGCGACGATTTCAAAACCGGCTTTAACGGTTGCTGCGCTATGCCCGGCGGTGTTTGGTCGGCCTCAGAAGCGAGCATGGATTTCCAGCTTAGCTATGACATAACCGATAATCTGGTAGTCACCTTCGATGCCACCAACATTACCGATGAAATTTATCAGGGCTACTACACCGACGATTATTTGTATAACAACGGCGCCTCCATTTTTGCCCGTACTTATGCTTTAGGTGCGCGTTACTCGTTCTAA
- a CDS encoding MFS transporter, with protein MQSTPATSANSEKLSITEKIGFGAGDMALNVVISSMMLIITFYYTDIFGLTPMDMGILFFTVKVVGAISDLVMGQITDRFTFLQGRYRPWLLWLAIPYAVSVFFVFTTPNWEYDAKLIWAYSTYIMMTFMTSGVGIPYISLPSALTSDPKEKLSANGYRLFLAKIGAFMVAIVVPLVAGMWTDKAVGYQVAMAIMSAIGAAMFLFCYFKTTERVVHVVEPQPLLSQFLQLLKNDQWLILVGVCITGTIGYVIRGSVAIYYAKYYLGGDDATVSAFLSTGVAAAILAMIASTWITKFYCKINLFRYTQLIVAGLSVAIYVFVGPQDVLLAFILYFLLSFVVDLHAPVFWSIISETIDYGQVKNGKRVSGFAYGGISVGQKAGMGIAGLMVGWLLTYFQYVPNQEQSETSMMGIALMLSIIPGVFHGLMGLLMFMYRINDRYYAELKRTMIVKGYIAQH; from the coding sequence ATGCAATCAACCCCAGCAACTAGCGCGAATAGCGAGAAGTTATCTATCACCGAGAAAATCGGCTTTGGCGCGGGCGATATGGCGTTAAATGTGGTTATCTCCTCGATGATGTTGATCATCACTTTTTATTACACCGATATTTTTGGATTAACCCCCATGGATATGGGCATACTGTTTTTCACCGTAAAAGTAGTGGGCGCTATTTCTGATTTGGTGATGGGCCAAATTACCGACCGCTTTACCTTTTTACAGGGCCGCTATCGCCCCTGGTTGTTGTGGTTGGCCATTCCCTACGCAGTCAGTGTGTTTTTTGTATTCACCACACCCAATTGGGAATACGACGCGAAATTAATTTGGGCCTACTCCACTTATATCATGATGACCTTCATGACTTCCGGTGTTGGCATTCCTTATATTTCATTGCCCAGTGCACTCACCAGTGACCCCAAAGAAAAACTCTCAGCCAACGGCTACCGTTTATTCCTCGCCAAAATTGGTGCCTTCATGGTGGCCATTGTGGTGCCGCTGGTAGCGGGAATGTGGACAGATAAAGCGGTAGGTTATCAAGTGGCTATGGCGATTATGTCGGCTATTGGTGCGGCGATGTTTTTATTCTGCTACTTCAAAACAACCGAGCGTGTAGTGCACGTAGTGGAGCCACAACCGCTGCTTAGCCAGTTTTTGCAATTATTAAAAAATGACCAGTGGTTAATTCTGGTGGGTGTGTGTATTACCGGCACCATTGGTTACGTGATTCGCGGTTCAGTGGCAATTTATTACGCTAAATATTATTTGGGTGGCGACGATGCCACAGTGTCAGCATTTTTATCCACCGGGGTGGCAGCAGCTATTCTGGCGATGATCGCCTCCACCTGGATCACCAAGTTCTACTGCAAAATCAATTTATTCCGCTACACCCAATTGATTGTTGCCGGTTTAAGTGTGGCGATTTATGTATTTGTTGGCCCGCAAGATGTATTGCTGGCGTTTATTTTGTATTTCCTGTTGTCGTTTGTAGTGGACTTACATGCCCCGGTATTCTGGTCAATTATTTCGGAAACCATTGACTACGGTCAGGTAAAAAATGGCAAACGCGTTTCCGGTTTTGCCTACGGCGGTATTTCGGTTGGGCAAAAAGCAGGTATGGGTATTGCCGGTTTGATGGTGGGTTGGCTGTTAACCTATTTCCAATACGTGCCCAACCAGGAGCAATCCGAGACCTCAATGATGGGTATTGCTTTGATGCTGTCGATTATTCCCGGTGTTTTCCACGGCTTAATGGGGTTGCTGATGTTTATGTATCGTATCAACGACCGCTATTACGCCGAATTAAAACGCACCATGATTGTTAAAGGCTATATCGCACAACATTAA
- a CDS encoding beta-phosphoglucomutase family hydrolase codes for MMYDHYDALIFDMDGTLVDSGQLHEHAWTATLNKYGIPIDRPFMRSLAGVPTKGTIEILLEKFGITASASLDEMNDFKEQVVHDSMHLYVKPTALIDVAQRYHGNKPMAIGTGAYTEEARKILALCGLDKYIDAVVGADQVQNPKPAPDTFLRCAELLGVDPKKCVVFEDSKLGLQAAASAGMAGIDVLLVHAVENDYFL; via the coding sequence ATGATGTACGACCATTACGATGCGTTGATTTTTGATATGGACGGCACCCTGGTAGACAGCGGCCAACTCCATGAGCATGCATGGACTGCAACACTGAATAAATATGGCATTCCCATTGATCGCCCCTTTATGCGTTCACTGGCTGGTGTGCCCACCAAGGGAACTATTGAAATCCTGCTGGAAAAATTTGGCATTACCGCCAGCGCCAGTTTGGATGAAATGAACGATTTTAAAGAGCAGGTGGTGCACGACTCTATGCACCTCTATGTAAAACCAACGGCATTGATCGACGTTGCCCAGCGCTATCACGGCAACAAACCCATGGCGATTGGCACCGGTGCCTACACCGAAGAAGCCCGGAAAATTTTGGCGCTGTGTGGCTTGGATAAATACATAGATGCTGTAGTCGGGGCCGATCAAGTACAAAACCCCAAACCCGCACCGGATACATTTTTACGCTGCGCAGAATTGTTGGGCGTTGATCCGAAAAAATGTGTGGTATTTGAAGATTCAAAGCTCGGGCTGCAGGCGGCAGCCAGTGCTGGTATGGCGGGTATCGATGTGTTGTTGGTACACGCGGTGGAAAATGATTATTTTTTGTAA